In Meleagris gallopavo isolate NT-WF06-2002-E0010 breed Aviagen turkey brand Nicholas breeding stock chromosome 2, Turkey_5.1, whole genome shotgun sequence, the following are encoded in one genomic region:
- the CCT4 gene encoding T-complex protein 1 subunit delta, with the protein MAQPVELSDRETLLNSATTSLNSKVVCQYSSLLSPMSVDAVMKVIDPSTASSVDLRDIKIVKKLGGTIDDCELVEGLVLTQKVANTGVTRVEKAKIGLIQFCLSAPKTDMDNQIVVSDYAQMDRVLREERAYILNLVKQIKKAGCNVLLIQKSILRDALSDLALHFLNKMKIMVVKDIEREDIEFICKTIGTKPVAHIDQFTPDMLGSAELAEEVNLNGSGKLIKITGCTNPGKTVTIVVRGSNKLVLEEAERSIHDALCVIRCLVKKRALIAGGGAPEIELALRLNEYARTLRGMDSYCVRAYGDALEVIPSTLAENAGLNPISTVTELRNRHAQGEKTAGINVRKGGISNILEELVVQPLLVSVSALTLATETVRSILKIDDVVNTR; encoded by the exons ATGGCACAGCCAGTTGAACTGAGCGACAGGGAAACCCTGCTAAACAGTGCAACTACTTCCCTGAACTCAAAG GTTGTGTGTCAGTATTCCAGTTTACTTTCTCCCATGAGTGTGGATGCAGTGATGAAGGTGATTGACCCATCTACAGCGAGCAGTGTGGACCTCAGAGATATTAAAATTGTGAAGAAGTTGGG AGGAACAATTGATGATTGTGAGCTGGTGGAAGGACTAGTCCTGACTCAGAAGGTGGCAAACACAGGTGTAACTAGAGTGGAAAAAGCCAAAATTGGCCTAATTCAgttctgcctctctgctccaAAGACAGAT atggACAACCAAATTGTTGTTTCTGATTACGCTCAAATGGACAGAGTACTGCGTGAAGAGAGAGCTTATATTCTAAACTTAGTTAAGCAAATCAAGAAGGCTGGATGCAATGTGCTGCTGATTCAGAAGTCTATTCTGCG GGATGCTCTTAGTGACCTCGCCCTACACTTTCTGAACAAAATGAAGATCATGGTGGTTAAAGACATAGAAAGAGAAGACATTGAGTTTATATGTAAG ACCATTGGAACTAAGCCTGTTGCTCATATTGACCAGTTTACTCCTGACATGCTGGGCTCTGCTGAGCTGGCAGAAGAAGTCAACTTGAACGGTTCTGGAAAACTAATAAAG ATTACAGGCTGTACAAACCCTGGAAAAACAGTAACCATTGTGGTACGTGGATCCAACAAACTTGTTCTAGAAGAAGCTGAGCGTTCAATTCACGATGCCCTGTGTGTCATTAGATGCTTAGTTAAGAAAAG AGCTTTAATTGCAGGAGGTGGAGCACCAGAGATAGAGCTGGCACTGCGCCTCAATGAGTACGCCCGCACTTTGAGGGGCATGGACTCGTACTGCGTGCGTGCCTACGGGGATGCACTGGAAGTCATACCATCTACACTGGCTGAAAACGCAGGTCTCAATCCTATCTCAACAGTAACAGAGCTGAGGAACAGACATGCTCaaggagagaaaacagctgGCATTAATGTCAGAAAG GGTGGCATCTCCAACATCCTGGAGGAGTTGGTAGTCCAGCCACTGCTCGTGTCTGTGAGTGCACTGACTCTGGCAACAGAAACTGTGCGCAGTATCCTTAAGATTGATGATGTG GTGAACACTCGGTAA